Genomic window (Streptomyces cadmiisoli):
CGGCGGCGTCTTCAACGGGGGCGCCTGGCTGACGATCGACGGACGGCGGGTCGATGTGCACTACCGCGATCTCGACGTGGTGGAGCACGAGCTGGCGCGGGCGGAGCAGGGCCGGTTCCGGGTGGAGCCGCTGATGTTCCACCTCGCCGGGATCCCGACCTATCTGTTGGTCGCGGAGCTGGCGATCAACCGGGTGCTGAGGGGTGATGTGCCGCGGCCGGCGGCGTACCCGGAGAAGCTGCGGGCGACGGCGTGCGAGCGGTGGTACGGCACCGCCTGCGCCACGCTCGCCTACGCCAAGGCCCATCACGCTCCCGCCGCGCGCCGCACCGAACTCGCCGGTGCGCTCGCCGTCGCCGCCGTGCACACCGGTCACGCGGTGCTGGCGGCCCGCGGGGAGTGGGTGACGAACGAGAAGCGGCTCCTCGAACGCGCCGGGCTGCGGGCCGTCGACGACGTCGTCACATCCCTGGGAGGCGACCGGGACCACATGATCCGGGCGGTCGCCGTGGCGGAGGCACTGTTCGAGCGGTCCGTGGCGGCGGCGTCGGCGCCCCGGGGATGACGCCGTCCCGTCCTTCGCCGTTCGGCTCGGTCACCCGAGCACACCGTCGTACGTTGGCGGGATGACACCTTCTCCCGCCGACCTCGTCATCACGGGGTGCACCGTCCTCGTGCACGACGGAGGGGACGACCACCCGGAGCGGATCGGCTTCCGCGAGGACGCCGCGATCGTCGTGCGGTCCGGCGTCGTCGAGTCCGTCATCGACGCCGACGAGGCGGCCGGCCTGCCCGCGGTCGAACGTCTCGACGCCCGCGGCCAGGTCGCGATGCCCGGACTGATCAACTGCCACACCCACGCCCCGATGGTCGCGCTGCGCGGCGCCGCGGAGGACCTGCCCACCGAGGAGTGGTTCAACGATGTCGTCTGGCCGGTCGAGTCCAACCTCACGGAACGGGACGTGGAGCTGGGGGCCCGGCTCGCCTGCGCCGAGATGATCCGGGCCGGCGTCACCTGCTTCGCGGACCACTACTTCGCGATGGACGCGGTCGCCGCCGTCGTCGAGGAGTGCGGCATCCGCGCCCATCTGGGCGAGGCCTACTTCTCCTCCCAGGGCCCAGGGGGGCGCGAGAAGAGCCTGGAGTTCGCGCTGCGGCACCGGGGCGCCGCCGGCGGCCGGATCACCACCGCCCTCGCCCCGCACGCCCCGTACACCGTGACCGACGCCGACCTCGCCGCCACCGCCGAACTCGCCCGCGCGCACGATCTGCCCGTGCACATCCACGCAGCCGAGAACCGCGACCAGACCGACACCAGCCTCGCCCGGTACGGCGTCACCCCCGTCGAGGTCCTGCACCGCACCGGACTCCTCGGGGAGACCGACCTGCTCCTCGCCCACGGCACCGGCATCCACGACCGCGACCTGCCCCTGCTGGAACGCGCGAACACCCGCACCGCCGTCGCCACCGCGCCACGCGGCTACCTGAAGTTCGGCTGGCCCACCACCACGCCCGTGCGCGCCCTGCGCTCCATCGGCATCCCGGTCGGACTCGCCACCGACGGCGCCGCCTCCAACAACTCCCTCGACGTGTGGGAGTCGATGGCGCTCACCGCGCTGATCCAGAAGTCCACCGAGGGCGACCCCCGCTGGCTGACGGCCCGGCAGGCACTGCACCACGCCACCGTGCAGAGCGCCCGTGCCGTCGGCCTCGGGGACACCGTGGGCCGTATCGCGCCGGGGCTGCGGGCAGACATCGTCCTGGTCGGGCTCGATGGTCCGCACACCCAGCCCGTCCACGACCTCGCGGCCACCCTGGTGCACAGCGCCCGTTCCAGCGACGTCCGTACCACCGTCGTCGACGGGCGGATCCTGATGCGGGACCGGGAACTGCTGACGCTCGACGTCGCCCCGGTCGTGGGGGAGTTGACGCGGCGCACGCCGGCCCTGCTGGACCGCGGTCACGGCCGGAGGATCCAGGAGTACGACACCTGAGCCGGACCGCACCGGAGAAGTACGCCGGAAAAATCTTCCGGAACCGCGATGAGTTCCGCCCCGCCGGACGGTCACCACTTCGAACGGGACCGTTGTACAGGAGGGACCATGTCGCTTCCGGAGATCGCTTCGCGCGAGGAGTGGCGCAAGGCGCGGGAGGAACTGCTGGTCAAGGAGAAGGCGGCGACACGCGCGCGTGACGCGCTCAATGCCGAGCGGCGTCGGCTGCCGATGGTCGAGATCGACACCGAGTACGTGTTCGAGGGGGGTGACGGCAAGGCCACCCTGCTCGACCTCTTCGAAGGCCGCGACCAGCTCGTCGTGTACCACTTCATGTTCGCGCCCGAGTGGGAGAGCGGCTGCCGCAGCTGCTCGGCCTTCCTCGACCAGGTCGGGCACCTCGCGCACCTGCACGCGCGCGGGACCACGTTCGCGGCCGTGTCCAGGGCGCCGTATCCGAGGATCCTGCCGTTCAAGGCGCGGATGGGGTGGACGCTGCCCTGGTACTCGTCCTTCGGGAACGACTTCAACCAGGACTTCGAGGTCACCCTGGACAGTGCGGGGGAGCTCGTCGAACGGCCGGGCGTGAGCTGCTTCCTGCGGGACCGGGACCGGGTCTTCCACACCTACTCGGCGTACGAACGCGGGCTGGACGGACTCGGCTCGACCGGCAGTTTCCTCGATCTGACGGCCCTGGGCCGGCAGGAGGAGTGGGAGGAGCCGAAGGGACGGGCCTCGGCCTTCGGGGCGCCCGCGGGCTCCGAGCGGATCCGGTACCACGACGAGTACGAGGAGTGAAACGGTCCGTAACGGAGAAGCCGGATTCCGTGCGACGCTCCTCACATTTCGGTGTGAACGTGTGTCAACTACGTCTCAGTCCCGTCACTTCGCGAAGCCGTTCTCCTCTGGAAGGCGTTAACTCCAACAAGTACGACGCTTTCTGGAGGTGCGAGGTGGTGAACGTGCGAAGGGTGCTCGAACGCTTTCCCGCAGGCGGGCCGCGAGGATCGTGGCCGGCGGAGGAGTTCGCGCAGGCACGTCGGCTGGAGGGCCTGCCCGCCGAGGTCGTCATGGACCTCGCCACGGACACGTTCCTGGTGATCGTCCGGGGCGGCGACGTCATGGAGTGAGCCGCTCCGGTCCGCCGTCCGCGCGGCGCCCGCCCGCGGTGCCGTACGGCCCCGGGCAGGTCCGGCGGCTCAGGCGCTGACCACCCGCGACCACGTGGGCGTCGTACCCATGATCCGGCACAGCGCCAGGTAGAGCGGGATCGGCGGGGTGTACGGGAACGTGCCGTCAGGGCGGTGGATCAGGCGCGGGGTGTGCGGGACCAGCGCCCCGGTGGCGTAGCGCGCGGGGGACGGCCACTCCAGGGCGTAGTCGGAGTCGGACGGGACCAGCCACCACCAGTGCGCCTCGTCTGCGTAGACGCACCCCACGCGGGGCAGCCGGGGCAGAACGAGCGGGCCGAAGCGGGCGGGAACCGCCACCGCGTCGCAGCCCAGCGGGGCCGTCATGCCGTCCGGCACGGACAGCCGTCGCGGCGGGTCCGCGGGGCGCAGCCCGCGTCCCAGACGGACCAAGGTGTCCAGACTGAGGATCGGTCCACCTCCGGTCGCGGCGCTCACACCCATTCGGCCCCCGTCTCGTGCTGCGATGCCTCAGGTACCACCGGGTACGCGCGCTGGTGCGCCTCGTCCTCGTCGTCCGAACCGCCGGACGGACCCGGCTTGGGGCGGGCGCCCCAGCCGAGATCGTCGTGCGGCGCCTCGGACCGGCGCGGCAGCTCGGCCCAGACCAGCAGGCCCGGACCGTGCTCGTGCGCGCCCCAGGAGTGCGCGAGGGCGTCGACGAGGAGCAATCCCCTCCCGTGCTCCTCCTCGGGCCTGGGCGGGGACGGGTGGGGAGCACCCGGAGCGCACCCCTCGTCACGTACCGCAATCCGCACCACTTCGTCGCCGTCGTGCAGCTCGCAGACGACGACGTCGCTCGCGGTGTGCATGATCGCGTTCGTGACCAGCTCCGACACCACCAGGGCGGCCGTGTCGCAGGTGTCCTCGCACACCGACCAGCCGGTCAGCCGGGAACGCGTCAGACGTCTGGCCTGAGCGGGGGAACCCGGACGAGCGGCCAGTTCGAAGCGGAACCGGCGCCCGGCAGCCACCCCCAGGGGGTCGGCTCCCGAAGCGGCGCCGAGGCCGAAACGGCCCACGGCGGCGTTTGTTCCTAAGGGCGCGGACGGAATCACGCTTGCCACTATCTCCCCGCCGTGAACACTTGGCAAGTGTCACTCTGAAAATTGCAGAGTGCTGTATGACGCGGTGAAGGGTCGTGGCACACTGCTCGCAACAGCATGTGAAGCGGCGCCAGTTGGGATCGCCGGAGGTCACCCCCGGTCTTCGAATGGATCTTCGAATGGCGCCGCTGGGCTGTGCAGATGCGGGCCGTGCGGTCGTCGCGGGCCGCGGCAGGTTTCGTCAGAGTCCAGAGTTCAGAGTTCCGTGTGTGGAGGTGCAGCGTGAGCGAACCGCGGTCCGCGCCGACCGTCGGTCAGGTCGTCCTCGGCCGCCGCTTGCAGGACCTGCGGGAACGCGCCGGCCTCAAGCGGGAGGAGGCGGCCCGCGTCCTGCGCGTCGCCCCCGCGACCGTCCGCCGTATGGAGACGGCCGAGGTCTCGCTCAAGATCCCGTACCTCCAGCTGCTCCTGAAGGCCTACGGTGTGCCCGACGACGAGGCCGAGGCCTTCGTGCAGCTCGCCGAGGACGCCAACAAGCCCGGCTGGTGGCAGCGGTTCCACGACATCCTGCCCGGCTGGTTCTCCATGTACGTCAGCCTGGAGGGGGCCGCCGCCCTCATCCGCAGCTACGAACCGCACTTCGTGCCCGGCCTCCTCCAGACCGAGGAGTACGCGCGCGGGGTGCTGCGATCGGGCGCCGTCGGACAGACCCGGCCCGAGGACATCGAGCGTCACGTCGACCTGCGCATGCAGCGCCAGGCACTCCTCACCCGCCAGGACGCACCCCGGCTGTGGGTCGTGATGGACGAGACGGTGCTGCTCCGCCCCGTCGGCGGCCCGGAGGTGATGCGGGCCCAGATCGGCAGACTGCTCGACGCCACGAAGCTGCCCAACGTGACGCTCCAGGTCGTCCCGTTCGCGACGGGACCGCATCCCGGCACGTACGGGCCCTTCGTGCTGTTCCGATTCGCCATGCCCGAACTTCCGGACATGGTCTACAGCGAGTACCTGACCGGCGCCGTCTACCTCGACGCGCGCGCCGAGGTGGCGACCCATCTCGAGGTCATGGACCGCATGGCGGCGCAGGCCGCCACGGCACATCGCACGAAGGAGATCCTCCGGGATCTCCGCAAGGAGTTGTGAATGGATCGCAGGATGTCCCACCCCGGGCCGCGGAACCGCAGCGAGCGGATCTACAACGGCATGCCCGCCCGGGAACTGGGCAGCGAGGGCTGGCACAAGCCGTGGAGCGGCGGCAACGGGGGCAACTGTCTGGAAGCCATGAAACTGGCCGACGGCCGTATCGCGGTCCGGCAGTCCACCGACCCCGACGGACCGGCACTGATCTACACCTCCGACGAGATGACCGCGTTCATCGAGGGCGCCAAGGCGGGTGAGGCGGACTTCCTGCTGTCCTGAACCAGCAGACCGATTCTTTGCTCATGGCTCAACTTCCTTATCTTGGTTCCGAATTGATCACCAACCGTGCTCGACGCCTACGGAGTGCCTCATGACCGGGCAGGACCCCACCGGACCCATCGGGATCGACACCAGCAAGCCGCATCCCGCGCGCATGTACGACTGGTACCTCGGCGGCAAGGACAACTACCCGGTCGACGAGGAGATGGGCAAGCAGATGCTGGCCCTCGACCCTCGTGTGCCGGTGATGGCACGGGTCAACCGCGCCTTCATGCACCGCGCCACGCGCTGGCTGGCCAAGAACGGCGTACGGCAGTTCCTGGACATCGGCACCGGCATACCGACCGAGCCCAACCTGCACCAGATCGCCCAGGGCGTCGCGCCCGACTCGCGCGTCGTCTACTGCGACAACGACCCCATCGTGCTGGCCCACGCGGCGGCCCTGCTGCGCAGCACTCCCGAGGGCGTGACCGAGTACCTCCAGGCCGACGTACGGGATCCGGCCACCATCATCGACGGGGCCGGGAAGATCCTGGACCTGAGCCGGCCGGTGGCGCTCTCCCTCGTCGCTCTGCTGCACTTCGTCTCCGACGAGGACGGCGCACACGAACTCGTCCGCAGCCTGCTGTCCGAACTGCCCTCCGGCAGCTACCTGATGATGACCCACGCCACCTCCGACTTCACCCCGGAGGACTCCGCGGCGGCGACCGAGAAGCTGAAGGCAGCGGGCATCACCCTCGCGCTGCGCTCCCGCGACGAGTTCGCCGGCTTCTTCGACGGGCTGGAACTGGTGGACCCAGGGGTCTCCGTGGTCGACGAGTGGCGTCCGGAACTGGGGGAGCCGGTGCCGGGGCAGGAGAACGGGATCATCCCCGGGTACGGGGCGGTGGGCCGGAAGCCGTAGGGGCGGCGGGCGCTCGGCTGCGGGGCGAGGCGGGACGGGCCGGGGCTGGGGCGCCTTTCGGCTGTAGGGAAGGGCGCCCGGTGCTCGGGCCGGGGTGGGGCGTCCTTCGGTTGCGGGCGGGGCCGCCAGGGGTTCGAGGTGGGCGCCGCTCGGTGACCGCGTGCCGCCGCCCGGCCTCGTTCACAGCGGCGGCAGCACCCCGCACAGGGCATCCAGGGCCGCCCCGTACGCGTGGTCCGACGGTGTCGCATAGCCGACCACGAGCCCGTCCGGGGCCGGCATGTCCGTCGTCGGGTGCCGGAACGCGGCGAGCCCGTCGAGCGCGAGGCCGCGCGACCCGGCCGCCCGCACCGTGGCCCGTTCGGTGCCGGGCGGCAGGCGCAGTACCGCGTGCAGCCCGGCGGCGACACCGGTCACCTCGACATGCGGCGCCTGCTCGGCGAGCGCGGCGACCAGACGGTCCCGGCGGCTCCGGTACCGCTGCCGCATCCGCCGCACATGACGGTCGTACGCCCCCTCGGCGATGAAGTCGGCGAGCGCCAGCTGGTCCAGGACGCTCGCCCACGCCTCGCGCTCGCCCTTCGCGGCCAGCACACCGTCGACGTACCGCTCCGGAAGCGCCATCCAGCCCAGCCGCAGCGCGGGTGACATGCTCTTGCTGACCGAACCGATGTGGATCACCCGCTCCGGGTCGAGGCCCTGGAGCGCGCCGACGGGTTTGCGGTCGTAGCGGAACTCCCCGTCGTAGTCGTCCTCCAGGACCACCCCGCCACGCCCGCGTGCCCAGTCGACGGCGGCGGCACGACGCGCCGGATGCAGCGGACCGCCCGTCGGGAACTGGTGGGCCGGCGTCAGCAGCACGGCCCGCTCACGCGCAAGCCGGCCGACACGGGCACCGTCCGCGTCCAGGGGCAGCGGGACCGTCCGCGCCCCGGCCGCCGCCAGCAACTCCCGGTGGAAACCGAGCCCGTACGCCTCCACGGCCAGCGGCCCGCGCAGCACCCCGCCGCCGAACAGCAGCCGCAGAGCGTGCGCGAAACCGGAGCAGATCACGATCCGGCCCGGCTCGGTCCGCACTCCGCGCGCGCGTGCCAGATACTCCGAGAGCGCCTCCCGCAGCTCCGGGCGGCCCGCTGGATCCCCGGGGCCGAACACCTCGTGAGGCGCCTGCTGGATCGCCCG
Coding sequences:
- a CDS encoding helix-turn-helix domain-containing protein; protein product: MSEPRSAPTVGQVVLGRRLQDLRERAGLKREEAARVLRVAPATVRRMETAEVSLKIPYLQLLLKAYGVPDDEAEAFVQLAEDANKPGWWQRFHDILPGWFSMYVSLEGAAALIRSYEPHFVPGLLQTEEYARGVLRSGAVGQTRPEDIERHVDLRMQRQALLTRQDAPRLWVVMDETVLLRPVGGPEVMRAQIGRLLDATKLPNVTLQVVPFATGPHPGTYGPFVLFRFAMPELPDMVYSEYLTGAVYLDARAEVATHLEVMDRMAAQAATAHRTKEILRDLRKEL
- a CDS encoding DUF899 domain-containing protein, which produces MSLPEIASREEWRKAREELLVKEKAATRARDALNAERRRLPMVEIDTEYVFEGGDGKATLLDLFEGRDQLVVYHFMFAPEWESGCRSCSAFLDQVGHLAHLHARGTTFAAVSRAPYPRILPFKARMGWTLPWYSSFGNDFNQDFEVTLDSAGELVERPGVSCFLRDRDRVFHTYSAYERGLDGLGSTGSFLDLTALGRQEEWEEPKGRASAFGAPAGSERIRYHDEYEE
- a CDS encoding SAM-dependent methyltransferase, which encodes MTGQDPTGPIGIDTSKPHPARMYDWYLGGKDNYPVDEEMGKQMLALDPRVPVMARVNRAFMHRATRWLAKNGVRQFLDIGTGIPTEPNLHQIAQGVAPDSRVVYCDNDPIVLAHAAALLRSTPEGVTEYLQADVRDPATIIDGAGKILDLSRPVALSLVALLHFVSDEDGAHELVRSLLSELPSGSYLMMTHATSDFTPEDSAAATEKLKAAGITLALRSRDEFAGFFDGLELVDPGVSVVDEWRPELGEPVPGQENGIIPGYGAVGRKP
- a CDS encoding ATP-binding protein; this translates as MASVIPSAPLGTNAAVGRFGLGAASGADPLGVAAGRRFRFELAARPGSPAQARRLTRSRLTGWSVCEDTCDTAALVVSELVTNAIMHTASDVVVCELHDGDEVVRIAVRDEGCAPGAPHPSPPRPEEEHGRGLLLVDALAHSWGAHEHGPGLLVWAELPRRSEAPHDDLGWGARPKPGPSGGSDDEDEAHQRAYPVVPEASQHETGAEWV
- a CDS encoding nucleotidyltransferase domain-containing protein yields the protein MPSLSDQKFLARTTDRLAALPTVRAVALGGSRAEGTHRPDSDWDMAVYYRGDFDPADLRAVGWEGEVSEVGGWGGGVFNGGAWLTIDGRRVDVHYRDLDVVEHELARAEQGRFRVEPLMFHLAGIPTYLLVAELAINRVLRGDVPRPAAYPEKLRATACERWYGTACATLAYAKAHHAPAARRTELAGALAVAAVHTGHAVLAARGEWVTNEKRLLERAGLRAVDDVVTSLGGDRDHMIRAVAVAEALFERSVAAASAPRG
- a CDS encoding DUF397 domain-containing protein, which gives rise to MDRRMSHPGPRNRSERIYNGMPARELGSEGWHKPWSGGNGGNCLEAMKLADGRIAVRQSTDPDGPALIYTSDEMTAFIEGAKAGEADFLLS
- a CDS encoding PLP-dependent aminotransferase family protein, with the protein product MADSWVNSAERIGADLHLDLSGPGGRRAALTRALREAVRGGRLAPGTRLPPYRSLAADLGVARNTVADAYAELVAEGWLTARQGAGTRVAERAEPLRAPARVTREAAVRARGPRHDLRQGTPDASAFPRTTWLASYRRAIQQAPHEVFGPGDPAGRPELREALSEYLARARGVRTEPGRIVICSGFAHALRLLFGGGVLRGPLAVEAYGLGFHRELLAAAGARTVPLPLDADGARVGRLARERAVLLTPAHQFPTGGPLHPARRAAAVDWARGRGGVVLEDDYDGEFRYDRKPVGALQGLDPERVIHIGSVSKSMSPALRLGWMALPERYVDGVLAAKGEREAWASVLDQLALADFIAEGAYDRHVRRMRQRYRSRRDRLVAALAEQAPHVEVTGVAAGLHAVLRLPPGTERATVRAAGSRGLALDGLAAFRHPTTDMPAPDGLVVGYATPSDHAYGAALDALCGVLPPL
- a CDS encoding amidohydrolase, with translation MTPSPADLVITGCTVLVHDGGDDHPERIGFREDAAIVVRSGVVESVIDADEAAGLPAVERLDARGQVAMPGLINCHTHAPMVALRGAAEDLPTEEWFNDVVWPVESNLTERDVELGARLACAEMIRAGVTCFADHYFAMDAVAAVVEECGIRAHLGEAYFSSQGPGGREKSLEFALRHRGAAGGRITTALAPHAPYTVTDADLAATAELARAHDLPVHIHAAENRDQTDTSLARYGVTPVEVLHRTGLLGETDLLLAHGTGIHDRDLPLLERANTRTAVATAPRGYLKFGWPTTTPVRALRSIGIPVGLATDGAASNNSLDVWESMALTALIQKSTEGDPRWLTARQALHHATVQSARAVGLGDTVGRIAPGLRADIVLVGLDGPHTQPVHDLAATLVHSARSSDVRTTVVDGRILMRDRELLTLDVAPVVGELTRRTPALLDRGHGRRIQEYDT